The following coding sequences are from one Granulicella arctica window:
- a CDS encoding tetratricopeptide repeat protein produces MKSGLSVVIAALSLSACAALGQASLSITHGKSESPVIGLPFTADQSVRTVQQLNGITLTNEMKGHVYRSTNGRLRFEGTLVATDPTQPKPATLNWIIDPAQHSALSWNTNSTTAMRTAIPENSAVMVKYLPVPRTPGGHPNQPENLMTTDLGHQTRDKLHLVGKRVTGTIPTGKIGNEQPIEVTTDVWVSPELKLIVNEVEQDPRTGNRMFELTNIVRKEPDAALFELPAGYTVKEQSNLPIALGMVPPVPRPPAPVSSAILQQIADASKDPNPEVKIDVAYELAMDKVALSDARSLAEKGIQLEEQQTIDLDLKNITADNFSQMTNLCRAWTALGWIYFQQGDLAKAELYTRAAWELDPQGYLGSHLGRIYEMQHRIPDAINAYRMALSARASAKQQDQIHSRLVSLSMINAEPLPFARPTPLPSLTAKTNEPAGDAVFDILLSHSDPPVVLFRSGSPTLKDSAAAAIQSTLRASLPDEGPEKVLRRGRVTCSTGIAPTCTLLLLTMPEAKAAGASLVN; encoded by the coding sequence ATGAAATCTGGCCTATCGGTGGTGATCGCTGCTCTCTCCCTCTCTGCCTGCGCCGCGCTCGGCCAGGCTTCACTCTCGATCACTCACGGCAAATCAGAGTCACCGGTCATTGGCCTGCCCTTCACCGCCGATCAGAGCGTTCGCACCGTCCAACAACTCAACGGCATCACCCTCACCAACGAAATGAAGGGTCATGTCTATCGCTCTACCAATGGACGACTTCGCTTCGAAGGAACGCTGGTTGCAACCGACCCGACACAGCCTAAACCGGCAACGCTGAACTGGATCATCGACCCCGCCCAACATAGCGCGCTCAGTTGGAACACAAACAGCACGACCGCGATGCGTACTGCAATTCCGGAAAATTCGGCAGTCATGGTTAAGTACCTTCCCGTGCCGCGCACGCCAGGCGGGCACCCGAACCAACCCGAGAATCTCATGACGACGGACCTCGGCCATCAGACGCGGGACAAGCTTCACCTCGTCGGCAAGCGAGTGACCGGCACCATTCCCACCGGCAAGATCGGCAACGAGCAGCCTATCGAGGTCACCACGGACGTCTGGGTCTCTCCGGAACTTAAGCTGATCGTCAACGAGGTCGAGCAGGATCCTCGCACCGGCAACCGTATGTTCGAACTCACCAACATCGTCCGTAAAGAGCCCGACGCTGCACTCTTTGAACTCCCGGCAGGCTACACGGTGAAGGAGCAGTCAAATCTCCCAATAGCGTTAGGAATGGTTCCCCCTGTACCTCGTCCCCCTGCACCTGTTTCAAGCGCTATCCTCCAACAGATAGCAGACGCCAGCAAAGACCCAAACCCCGAAGTCAAGATCGACGTAGCCTATGAGCTCGCCATGGATAAGGTCGCTCTCTCCGATGCGAGATCTCTTGCAGAGAAAGGGATTCAACTGGAAGAGCAGCAGACGATCGACCTTGATCTCAAAAACATCACCGCCGACAACTTCTCCCAGATGACGAACCTATGTCGCGCTTGGACCGCCCTCGGCTGGATCTACTTCCAGCAGGGCGACCTCGCCAAAGCAGAGCTCTACACTCGCGCTGCCTGGGAACTTGATCCGCAAGGGTATCTCGGCAGCCACCTCGGCCGTATCTACGAGATGCAACATCGCATTCCCGACGCGATCAACGCCTATCGCATGGCACTCAGTGCTCGAGCATCGGCCAAACAGCAGGATCAGATCCACAGCCGTCTGGTCAGTCTCAGCATGATTAACGCGGAGCCCCTCCCTTTCGCTAGACCGACTCCTTTACCATCCCTCACCGCCAAGACAAATGAGCCAGCGGGTGATGCAGTCTTCGATATCCTTCTCTCTCATAGCGACCCGCCGGTCGTTCTCTTTCGCTCAGGATCGCCGACACTGAAAGACTCCGCCGCTGCCGCCATCCAAAGCACCCTGCGAGCAAGTCTGCCGGACGAAGGACCCGAGAAGGTGTTGCGCCGTGGCCGCGTCACCTGTTCCACTGGCATCGCCCCTACTTGCACACTGCTTCTGCTCACAATGCCGGAAGCAAAGGCCGCAGGTGCCTCACTCGTAAACTAG
- a CDS encoding S10 family peptidase: protein MGLSLRRGGAGLAMLLCVASGWGQERGSRAEAPKGGETAPKEEAIPVPPETSSVTKHDTTIGGKVIHYTATAGNLLIRDAKDEPNGSIFYTAYTEDGVEAKNRPVTFFYNGGPGAATIWLHMGSFGPVRVITQSPEATQPAPYEVVANEYSLLDQSDLVFIDAPLCGFSRAVGNGTVKDFAGTDQDIQAFENFIARYLTANQRWNSPKFLFGESYGTTRSAGLVDALQNHGIEFNGVVLLSSILNYNRRAPGLDYETIGYMPSFAAIAYHYKKVKTTLSLADWVQQAREFARGPYAEAIEQGDRLPRAEFDAMAEKVAAFTGLSVPYVKETKLRISAIRFRKELLRDDDRTLGRYDARFMGWDIDAAGEDPSYDPSDSGISGVYVGAFHDYMQRQLKYMSQEPYYLSGPGVSQAWDFKHHPSNERGSAADQKEPDVALDLSDAIRKNPKLRVFSANGYFDLATPFFATEFDLSHMELPTRLVNNVEFGYYPAGHMVYLNVDALKQMKADVDRFYSETLHN, encoded by the coding sequence ATGGGCTTGTCTTTACGGCGGGGTGGGGCGGGGTTGGCGATGTTGCTGTGTGTCGCTTCGGGTTGGGGGCAGGAGCGTGGGTCGCGTGCGGAGGCTCCGAAGGGTGGGGAGACTGCTCCCAAGGAGGAGGCGATTCCGGTTCCGCCGGAGACGAGCTCAGTGACCAAGCACGACACGACGATTGGCGGAAAGGTGATTCATTACACGGCGACGGCGGGGAATCTGCTGATTCGCGATGCAAAAGATGAGCCGAACGGGAGCATCTTTTACACGGCCTACACGGAGGATGGCGTGGAGGCGAAGAATCGCCCGGTGACCTTCTTCTACAACGGTGGCCCTGGGGCGGCGACGATCTGGTTGCACATGGGATCGTTCGGGCCGGTGCGTGTGATTACGCAGAGCCCGGAGGCGACGCAGCCTGCACCGTATGAGGTAGTTGCGAACGAGTACAGCCTGCTCGACCAGAGCGACCTGGTGTTTATCGACGCGCCGTTGTGCGGGTTCTCGCGGGCAGTGGGCAACGGGACGGTGAAGGATTTTGCCGGGACGGATCAGGACATCCAGGCGTTTGAGAATTTTATTGCGCGGTATCTGACAGCGAATCAGCGGTGGAATTCGCCGAAGTTTTTGTTTGGCGAGTCGTATGGGACGACGCGCTCGGCGGGGTTGGTGGATGCGTTGCAGAACCACGGGATCGAGTTCAATGGAGTGGTGCTGCTATCGTCGATTTTGAACTATAACCGGCGTGCTCCCGGGCTCGACTACGAGACGATCGGATACATGCCTTCGTTCGCGGCGATTGCGTATCACTACAAGAAGGTGAAGACGACACTGAGCCTTGCAGATTGGGTACAGCAGGCGCGGGAGTTTGCACGTGGGCCATACGCGGAGGCGATTGAGCAGGGGGATCGGCTGCCACGAGCGGAGTTTGACGCGATGGCGGAGAAGGTGGCGGCGTTTACCGGGCTGAGCGTGCCGTATGTAAAGGAGACGAAGCTGCGGATCTCGGCGATACGGTTTCGCAAGGAGCTGCTACGCGACGACGATCGTACGCTGGGGCGGTACGATGCGCGGTTCATGGGGTGGGATATAGATGCGGCGGGCGAAGACCCGAGCTATGACCCGTCGGATAGCGGCATCAGTGGAGTGTATGTCGGGGCGTTCCATGACTACATGCAGCGGCAGTTGAAGTACATGAGTCAGGAGCCGTATTACCTTTCGGGACCGGGTGTGAGCCAGGCGTGGGACTTCAAGCACCATCCTTCGAACGAGCGCGGTTCGGCGGCGGACCAGAAGGAGCCGGATGTGGCGCTGGACCTGTCCGATGCGATACGGAAGAATCCGAAGTTGCGCGTGTTTTCGGCGAATGGATATTTTGATCTGGCGACGCCGTTCTTTGCTACGGAGTTCGACCTGAGTCATATGGAGCTGCCGACGAGGCTGGTGAATAACGTGGAGTTTGGGTACTACCCGGCTGGGCATATGGTGTATCTGAACGTGGACGCGCTGAAGCAGATGAAGGCGGATGTGGACCGCTTCTATAGCGAGACGCTGCACAATTAG